From a region of the Gemmatimonas sp. genome:
- a CDS encoding outer membrane beta-barrel protein, whose product MTRTRFSAVVILTLCAPLTLAAQSISIGLRGTGGMPVGAFAESAGASNTAVVDGAKSGFGYGLDLGVSMGVFGVYVGFDHINFDCETVSCSSQGKYKLQGVAAGLKLSPASQGRFHPYVKGGVTFNGLEGAYGSGASTSLTTDRAPGYEVGVGANVSLGGLIFLTPQLRYVGQNLKAKIPGVSAPSAKSDAINYATFDLGLSFATPFGGRR is encoded by the coding sequence ATGACACGTACGCGATTTTCAGCCGTCGTCATCCTCACGCTCTGCGCTCCGCTCACACTCGCTGCGCAGTCAATCTCGATAGGACTGCGCGGGACTGGCGGAATGCCCGTCGGCGCCTTCGCGGAATCGGCTGGCGCCAGCAACACGGCGGTGGTAGATGGCGCGAAGAGCGGGTTTGGATATGGACTCGATCTTGGCGTTTCGATGGGAGTGTTTGGCGTGTACGTCGGATTCGACCACATCAACTTTGATTGCGAGACCGTTAGCTGCAGCAGCCAGGGCAAGTACAAGCTGCAGGGCGTCGCTGCTGGGTTGAAGCTCAGTCCCGCAAGCCAAGGGAGGTTCCATCCGTATGTCAAAGGCGGCGTCACTTTCAACGGCCTGGAAGGCGCATACGGCAGTGGAGCGTCAACGTCACTGACGACTGATCGTGCACCAGGCTATGAGGTCGGTGTAGGAGCCAACGTGTCGTTGGGGGGACTGATCTTCCTTACCCCACAGCTGCGGTATGTGGGTCAGAATCTCAAGGCAAAGATTCCCGGTGTCTCGGCGCCGTCAGCGAAGTCGGACGCGATCAACTATGCGACATTCGATCTCGGACTCAGCTTCGCCACGCCATTCGGCGGGCGGCGCTAG
- a CDS encoding DUF4160 domain-containing protein, with protein sequence MSATVLRDGPFWLFFFCREEERTHVHVAHPDGEAKFWLEPRVELATQTGLSSAPIRSAQHVVERHIEEVRHAWTRHFGR encoded by the coding sequence ATGTCAGCGACCGTGCTGCGCGACGGCCCCTTCTGGCTGTTCTTCTTCTGTCGCGAGGAGGAGCGCACGCATGTCCACGTCGCCCATCCAGACGGTGAAGCGAAGTTCTGGCTTGAACCCCGAGTTGAGCTCGCAACGCAGACCGGCCTCTCATCGGCGCCGATTCGCAGTGCGCAGCACGTCGTCGAGCGGCATATAGAGGAGGTTCGTCATGCTTGGACCAGGCACTTCGGTCGCTGA
- a CDS encoding Uma2 family endonuclease yields the protein MPDGFPEFAPDLAVEVRSPSDRTGAVVAKVSDWLSGGTTLVWVIDPPREQVVVYRADGTVSVLAMGDVLSGEELLPDFALSPQELFAAT from the coding sequence ATGCCCGACGGCTTTCCGGAGTTCGCACCCGACCTCGCGGTGGAGGTGCGTTCGCCGAGTGATCGCACCGGCGCAGTCGTGGCGAAGGTCAGCGATTGGTTGTCGGGGGGAACTACACTGGTCTGGGTAATCGATCCCCCGCGCGAGCAGGTCGTGGTATATCGCGCCGACGGCACGGTGTCGGTCTTGGCCATGGGAGATGTGCTCAGCGGCGAGGAACTCCTCCCCGACTTCGCGTTGTCGCCGCAGGAGTTGTTCGCGGCAACGTGA
- a CDS encoding AI-2E family transporter, translated as MRAHRGRQLANATTALIVVAVLAVLYSLYFARAFLVPIAFALLLDFLLSPLVRLLGKARIPTPAGAAIVVLTLVGSIGFGAYQLGGTAQRFLDEAPQGIARAQAQIGKLLRPLARVSANAEKVAAVAGAPAPGKQPAQVVVVGPSMATRLAGTTQRFLGALLQILMLLFFLLAGGDLFLEKTISLLPLLTDKKKAVRIARDIESSVSTYLIANLGLNIVEGAIVGVALWAIGLPNALLWSLIVVAMEFIPFVGAIIMVGLLSLASLASFTDLPHILMVPGAYLIANFVQGNVVSTMVLGKRLALNSVALFVGLAFWFWIWGLPGAFIGVPLMSVFKICCDHIDSLAPFGELLGARADPKQPLMPSETIAV; from the coding sequence ATGCGCGCACACCGGGGAAGGCAACTCGCGAACGCCACGACCGCGCTCATCGTGGTGGCGGTACTCGCCGTGCTGTACAGCCTGTACTTCGCCCGGGCGTTTCTCGTGCCCATCGCGTTCGCGTTGCTGCTGGATTTTCTCCTGAGCCCGCTCGTGCGTCTGTTGGGCAAGGCGCGCATTCCAACGCCTGCTGGTGCGGCGATCGTCGTGTTGACGCTCGTGGGTTCGATCGGGTTTGGTGCCTATCAGCTCGGCGGGACTGCGCAACGCTTTCTCGACGAAGCGCCGCAGGGCATCGCCAGAGCACAGGCGCAGATCGGGAAGTTGCTGCGACCGCTGGCCCGCGTGTCGGCGAACGCGGAGAAGGTAGCAGCGGTGGCTGGCGCGCCAGCGCCCGGCAAGCAACCAGCGCAAGTCGTCGTGGTTGGTCCGTCCATGGCCACGCGCCTGGCCGGCACGACCCAGCGATTCCTCGGAGCGTTGCTGCAGATCCTCATGCTGCTATTCTTTCTGCTCGCGGGCGGTGATCTCTTCCTCGAGAAAACCATCAGCCTTTTACCGTTGTTGACCGACAAGAAGAAAGCGGTCCGCATCGCGCGCGACATCGAATCGTCCGTGTCCACCTATCTCATCGCGAATCTCGGCCTCAACATCGTCGAGGGAGCGATCGTCGGCGTCGCGCTCTGGGCGATCGGACTCCCGAACGCGTTGCTCTGGTCACTCATCGTGGTCGCGATGGAATTCATTCCGTTCGTCGGCGCGATTATCATGGTGGGTTTGCTCTCGCTGGCGTCGCTCGCCTCATTCACCGACTTGCCGCACATCCTGATGGTGCCCGGTGCATACCTGATCGCGAATTTCGTTCAGGGCAATGTCGTGTCCACGATGGTCTTGGGGAAACGACTGGCGCTCAACTCTGTCGCACTCTTCGTGGGACTCGCCTTCTGGTTCTGGATCTGGGGACTTCCCGGCGCATTCATTGGCGTGCCACTGATGTCCGTGTTCAAGATCTGCTGCGATCACATCGATTCTCTGGCGCCGTTCGGGGAACTGCTTGGCGCACGCGCCGATCCGAAGCAACCCCTGATGCCTTCCGAAACGATTGCCGTGTGA
- a CDS encoding helix-turn-helix domain-containing protein, with protein MVREATTAYCRCTFVEGTDNYLLRRPREAMDTMWGGLARELGRLTAKPLTASAVWFRQPAPQPEELAEYERLLGAPVHFGMSEYRFMIPLAHVGEPLLSANPALLAVFERHADEVLARLEHHGTPSRRVMEVVAARMKGVVPTLSEVARELAMSERNLQRVLRSDGTSFQQLVDALRRDLAISHLANSHTSAGQVGFLLGFSEPSAFHRAFRRWTGKAPHAFRREAQLRQSMSQ; from the coding sequence TGCGGCGACCGCGCGAAGCGATGGACACCATGTGGGGCGGACTCGCGCGCGAACTCGGCCGCCTCACGGCCAAGCCGCTCACGGCGTCGGCCGTCTGGTTCCGGCAACCGGCGCCACAACCCGAGGAGTTGGCGGAGTACGAGCGCTTGCTAGGCGCGCCGGTGCACTTCGGCATGAGCGAGTACCGATTCATGATCCCGCTGGCACATGTCGGCGAACCGCTCCTCTCGGCGAACCCGGCGCTGCTCGCCGTCTTCGAACGACACGCCGACGAAGTGCTCGCACGCCTCGAGCACCACGGAACCCCATCCCGCCGCGTGATGGAGGTGGTGGCCGCGCGAATGAAGGGCGTGGTGCCGACGCTCTCCGAAGTCGCGCGCGAACTGGCGATGAGCGAGCGCAACCTGCAGCGCGTGCTGCGCAGCGACGGCACGTCGTTCCAGCAGCTCGTCGATGCACTGCGCCGTGACCTCGCCATCAGTCATCTCGCGAACTCCCATACCTCGGCCGGGCAGGTGGGATTCCTGCTCGGGTTCTCGGAGCCGAGTGCGTTTCATCGCGCGTTCCGGCGGTGGACGGGGAAGGCGCCGCATGCGTTCCGACGTGAGGCGCAGCTTCGTCAGTCGATGAGCCAGTGA
- a CDS encoding HEAT repeat domain-containing protein — MTFATALREAAFRPRELFFDAGSREGTRALAREIFLMDAADYAAAFKGSAITRAKLWMLKRNACVVLGNVGTDENLAVLEAMLVHDHEIVREHAAWSMARLRSSEAR, encoded by the coding sequence GTGACGTTCGCGACGGCGCTGCGTGAAGCGGCGTTCCGTCCGCGCGAGCTGTTTTTCGATGCGGGGTCACGCGAAGGCACGCGGGCGCTGGCGCGCGAGATCTTTCTGATGGACGCGGCGGATTACGCGGCGGCGTTCAAGGGCAGCGCGATCACGCGCGCGAAGCTGTGGATGCTCAAGCGGAACGCGTGCGTGGTGCTGGGGAATGTCGGAACGGACGAAAATCTCGCGGTGCTCGAGGCGATGCTGGTGCATGATCACGAGATCGTGCGCGAGCATGCGGCGTGGTCGATGGCGCGACTACGCAGTTCCGAGGCGCGGTAG
- a CDS encoding DUF2442 domain-containing protein gives MLGPGTSVAEVTHVSRHGFWLLLDAEELLVPFTSFPWFRQATIDQLVDVQWPSADHLYWPQLDVDLSVASIRNPDDFPLIARVTA, from the coding sequence ATGCTTGGACCAGGCACTTCGGTCGCTGAGGTTACACACGTCTCACGACACGGCTTCTGGCTACTGCTGGATGCCGAAGAGCTGCTCGTTCCGTTCACGTCCTTTCCGTGGTTTCGACAGGCCACGATCGACCAACTCGTGGACGTACAGTGGCCATCGGCGGATCACTTGTACTGGCCGCAACTCGACGTGGATCTGTCGGTCGCCTCCATTCGCAACCCGGACGACTTTCCGCTGATCGCGCGCGTCACGGCGTAG
- a CDS encoding ATP-binding protein encodes MRLGRRAVQPDQVVVPGADVVHRARPPEVLFRVDAGSLHTAIEIPIPMTSPYFQDAHGAESGTAFVAAGRVAEKISTRQAVRSGPNIFYRESSVMDSAVPASSAVPLTTDLLFESSPDCAKVLDLQGNLVSMNRNGQCLMEVDDLNQMCGLPWTTLWPGESRQQIESALEQARQGKLGQFTAFCPTAKGVPKFWDVRVSPIHGAHGQLQGFLSVSRDITALQELLRARERTGILADAQKLAMEQAVSGAPLEQVLGTLVRAAEAYSEEAILVSVLLAQDGHLRHGAAPSLPQAYCAAIDGMATGPNAGSCGTAAHFNKEVIVSDIATDPLWRDVKELALPHGLRSCWSQPIRSPGGAVLGTLACYRRDVHVPAPAEKEAMALLVNTAALILDHRREIEARQTTQEALRRSEERYRTSFEASGNIGTWVVDPKTNIVVMDARFAELFGVDSSVANEGTEIRYLTDRIHSEDRPLVLEAVARAIETEGNYEIDYRVVHPLGNIVWVTAKGRMITDEETGNKQFAGVAVDITERKQVEENLRQLSARLSEADHRKTEFLATLAHELRNPLAPIRNGLEVLQLAGNNPETAAKVRDMMKRQIGHMVHLIDDLLDVARISSGKVELRKEKVVLRAIVTDAVESSLAAMESGHHALELRMADDSLVVDGDPVRLVQVLGNLLTNAAKYTPEHGRIELSVGHEGQHAVIAVTDNGIGIPQQALPTLFDMFFQVPTAAARSQGGLGIGLSLVRSLVEMHGGTVTAASPGEGKGSTFTVRLPVVQPQQVDAPASQDQVAPIGKTSAVLKILVADDNVDAAESLATLLELGRHHVSVAHDGHDALRLVLERRPDLAFLDIGMPGLNGCEVARMVRQTSGTNQTVLVALTGWGAHDDQGQAREAGFDHHLTKPAGIEAINALLEAAHSARAAT; translated from the coding sequence TTGCGGCTCGGCCGCCGCGCGGTACAGCCGGATCAGGTCGTCGTACCAGGTGCCGACGTCGTGCATCGTGCACGGCCACCCGAGGTGCTCTTTCGAGTCGATGCCGGCTCACTCCACACCGCGATTGAAATTCCTATCCCGATGACTTCGCCCTACTTTCAAGATGCGCATGGTGCGGAATCCGGGACCGCATTCGTCGCTGCAGGCCGCGTTGCTGAAAAAATCTCCACCCGTCAAGCCGTACGGTCGGGTCCAAATATTTTTTACCGGGAAAGCTCAGTCATGGATTCCGCAGTACCTGCCTCGTCTGCTGTGCCGCTGACCACTGATTTGCTGTTCGAAAGCAGCCCTGACTGTGCGAAGGTACTCGATCTTCAGGGCAATCTCGTGTCCATGAACCGGAACGGCCAGTGCTTGATGGAGGTCGATGACCTGAACCAGATGTGTGGACTTCCATGGACGACCTTGTGGCCAGGGGAGTCGCGCCAACAGATCGAATCGGCGCTGGAGCAGGCGCGCCAAGGCAAGCTGGGACAGTTCACTGCCTTCTGCCCGACAGCGAAAGGCGTGCCGAAATTCTGGGACGTTCGTGTGTCGCCGATCCATGGGGCTCATGGGCAACTACAGGGCTTCTTGTCTGTGTCGCGCGACATTACCGCGCTGCAAGAGCTACTGCGTGCCCGGGAGCGGACCGGAATCCTTGCCGACGCCCAAAAGCTCGCCATGGAGCAGGCGGTGTCCGGAGCACCACTGGAGCAAGTGCTCGGTACCCTTGTGCGGGCTGCGGAGGCCTACTCTGAGGAGGCCATATTGGTCTCCGTGCTGCTTGCGCAGGATGGTCATCTGCGGCATGGCGCAGCTCCATCGCTTCCGCAGGCATATTGCGCAGCCATCGACGGGATGGCGACCGGCCCGAACGCCGGCTCGTGCGGGACGGCGGCACACTTCAACAAGGAAGTCATTGTCTCTGACATCGCCACTGACCCCTTGTGGCGGGACGTCAAAGAATTGGCTCTTCCGCACGGGTTGCGCTCATGCTGGTCGCAGCCCATCCGCTCGCCGGGCGGTGCCGTGCTCGGCACACTGGCCTGCTACCGCCGCGACGTGCATGTCCCCGCCCCAGCAGAGAAAGAAGCGATGGCGCTGCTGGTTAACACCGCAGCCTTGATCCTGGACCACCGGCGCGAGATCGAGGCACGCCAGACCACTCAAGAAGCATTGCGCCGAAGCGAAGAACGTTACCGGACTTCGTTTGAAGCGTCCGGCAACATTGGCACCTGGGTAGTAGATCCGAAAACGAACATCGTTGTCATGGACGCCCGATTTGCCGAACTCTTTGGAGTCGATTCTTCCGTAGCGAACGAGGGTACCGAGATTCGCTACCTCACTGACAGGATTCACTCTGAAGACCGCCCGCTCGTTTTAGAGGCGGTAGCACGTGCGATAGAGACCGAAGGCAATTACGAAATAGATTATCGAGTCGTTCATCCATTAGGAAACATTGTTTGGGTTACCGCCAAAGGCCGGATGATCACAGACGAGGAAACCGGCAATAAGCAGTTTGCCGGAGTCGCCGTTGACATCACGGAGCGAAAGCAGGTGGAGGAAAACCTGCGCCAGCTTTCAGCGCGCCTGAGCGAGGCCGATCACCGCAAGACGGAGTTCTTGGCGACTTTGGCGCATGAGTTGCGCAACCCGCTTGCACCCATACGAAACGGACTGGAAGTGCTCCAACTGGCCGGGAACAACCCGGAGACCGCAGCCAAGGTCCGGGACATGATGAAGCGGCAGATCGGCCACATGGTGCATCTGATTGACGATCTTCTCGACGTTGCCAGGATCAGCAGCGGCAAAGTTGAGCTTCGCAAGGAAAAGGTGGTGCTCAGAGCAATCGTGACCGACGCTGTGGAGTCGAGCCTGGCAGCCATGGAATCCGGGCATCATGCGCTGGAACTGCGCATGGCTGATGATTCACTGGTGGTCGACGGCGACCCGGTGCGGCTGGTGCAAGTGCTTGGCAACCTGCTGACAAACGCCGCGAAGTACACGCCGGAGCACGGGCGAATCGAGTTGTCGGTAGGCCACGAGGGACAGCACGCAGTGATCGCCGTGACCGACAACGGCATCGGGATCCCGCAGCAGGCTTTGCCAACCTTGTTCGACATGTTTTTCCAGGTGCCCACCGCCGCAGCCCGCTCGCAGGGCGGGCTGGGCATCGGTTTGTCGCTGGTTCGGAGCCTTGTCGAGATGCACGGCGGCACCGTCACGGCTGCCAGCCCAGGAGAAGGCAAAGGCAGCACCTTCACAGTGCGTCTTCCAGTCGTCCAACCGCAGCAAGTCGATGCCCCTGCAAGCCAGGATCAGGTGGCGCCGATAGGCAAGACCAGTGCAGTGCTGAAGATACTGGTCGCCGATGACAACGTCGACGCAGCGGAGAGCTTGGCAACTCTGCTGGAGTTGGGTAGGCATCATGTATCCGTCGCTCATGACGGCCACGATGCCCTGCGCCTGGTGTTAGAGCGCCGGCCGG